In the genome of Eschrichtius robustus isolate mEscRob2 chromosome 2, mEscRob2.pri, whole genome shotgun sequence, the window TTCAACTTGTGTCTCTACTCAGCTtactccatccccacccccccacatccTGGGTGGGTCCTTGGAGCCTTCAATTCCTCCTCTGAGCATGGGCAAGATTCTGTCTACCTCTCATGGTTTCTTTTCCATCAGAAAGGTCTTTGTTGAGTATCTAACACACAGACCTGGGCCTCATGGGgagacagaaccagaacaaagaaATAAGATGTGTTCTGTCCAGCGCTCCCCATGCGCCATTGCCAATGTTATCTGAGCACCTGGCACTGGTCCAGGTGCCTTATGAATAtcatctcatgtaatcctcacagcagccctcagAGGTGGGTGAGTTCAATTAATATCCCATTtccctgatgaggaaactgacgcaCAGAGAGGTGAATGATCATCCATGGCAAACAGCAGATAAGAAGCGGAGTctggatttgagcccaggtcATCAAGGATTGGAGAGCCAGGCTTGTAAGTCCTTTCTCCCTGCCTCCCTTGGACAAAGAAGACTTCGGATCACCATGAGGACAGTAGATGGGGTGGGGCGAGGTTGATGGGAGTTTCTGGTCCCCAGAGCTCCTCAGAGGAGGTGGTAGCAACTTTGGGCAGGAAGGAGAGGTGGCCCCAATCAGGtgacaccctccctcccccagcccacctgTTTGAGCGTGAGGTTGAAGAATGAGTCGTAGAAATCCCACTGCAGGATGTCACCATGCATCCGCACCTCCATGGCCTACAGCCGGTTGACCTTGCGCGCCTCCAGTGGGTTGGGGTCCGTGCCCACCAGGAAGAGGTGGCGCAGCTGGACGCCATGCACCTGGCGCTCACGGCCCCACCTGCGCCGCACCAGCTCCCGGTGCTCGTAATTGCTGGGCGAGGACTTGATCACCAGCAGCAGAAAGACTGGCTGCACGCACTTGTCAGGCGGCACGTCCTGGAGCAGCGCGAAGTCGTGGCAATGTTTGTACAGCAGGAAGTTGCAGATGTGCTGCGGCTGCCTGGCGAAGTCCGACAGGGCGGCCATGGAGGTGTTGGCCAGGCAGGGGGCGGGCGGTGGGCAGGAGGGCGGCAAGGGCCAGACCAGAGCCACGGGGGTGCCCGGCGGCTCCTTCAGGCCTGGGCAGGTGGGTGGTGACGTGCAgattgaagaggaggaggagggtgaagGTGCCCAGAGCCACAGCCAGGCCCACCTCTGTCCGCAGGGGCCGAGAACACCTCATTCTGGTCCGCCTGAGTTTGGGATTGGTCCGAAGAGACCCCTGGTCAGCTTCTGCAGACAATAACACTCACTGAAGATGCCTGAAGATGCCAGATGGGCCAAGCACTTTTCCAGAGCTACCTGTGGACCCCAACACCTGGTTGCAGCCCTATAGCTGCTCAAGTTGGAAAAATACTGAAGTTCACCCCCAGAGATTCCCCTGGCTCCCACCTCCTCCAGTACCCCATGTTGGCTCTGACTGTTGCCCAGGCCCTACCAGGGATCAATATTTACAGAGAAAACAGGCATGGAGATGCCAAGGTGAGCCTCCCAGATTCAGTGTGCCCAGAATCCCCCCCCTCCGCATCCAAGCTGGTCCTCTTTATGTCCCTCTCTCAGAAATGGCCCAGGAGCCTCCCCGAGAGAGGCAGAGAACTCCCTTTTTAGCAGTTGAGAGCTGCTGGGATCCTTCCTGTTTCCCTTTTCACTtgctcctccaggaagctctgAGCTTCTGGGATTCTGATATAACCATCACTCATTCTTCTTGACTATTTTTAATGGTCCTGTGAGCTGAGCATGGGCCCTGGCTCTTCACAGAACCCTCAGGCCCAGCATGTCTCAAACAAAGCTATCTTCCTTGGCaaactcctcttcctcctttaaaACCCATCTCAAATGATCCATTCTCTGGGAAGTCCTCTTGGACCTCTCAGGAAGAGTCCTGGTTTCCTAGTTatccctgtctccctctctggctAGGtcattgaaacaggagggaagggggcagggcacaacctttgaaagaatgacatagcccacagacatgacataaactgattagaaccaaatggatcCAGGATGGCAGACAAGTCAACTTCCAttagaccttgagcctcactaTACACTCACTGttacacatcagcaagctaaatgacactaTAGGCACCATGACAATTCCAAGACCGaacataaggatcaaaaagtgggaaGTGGCCCAATTCTTGGAAATC includes:
- the B3GNT3 gene encoding LOW QUALITY PROTEIN: N-acetyllactosaminide beta-1,3-N-acetylglucosaminyltransferase 3 (The sequence of the model RefSeq protein was modified relative to this genomic sequence to represent the inferred CDS: inserted 5 bases in 3 codons; deleted 1 base in 1 codon; substituted 1 base at 1 genomic stop codon) — protein: MRCSRPLRTEVGLAVALGTFTLLLLSICTSPPTCPGLKEPPGTPVALVWPLPPSCPPPAPCLANTSMAALSDFARQPQHICNFLLYKHCHDFALLQDVPPDKCVQPVFLLLVIKSSPSNYEHRELVRRRWGRERQVHGVQLRHLFLVGTDPNPLEARKVNRLXAMEVRMHGDILQWDFYDSFFNLTLKQVLFLQWQKTRCXHASFMLNWDDDVFAHPEHHLSVGQLTHSVCPVRRPWSKYYVPKVVTEEEHYPPYCGGGGFLLSRFTATALRHSPXALDLFPIVDVFLGMCQKQEGXSHSGILTAGVQAPSSCLSSFDPCFYRELPLVHRFLPYEMLLMGDVLNQSNLTCDKRTQIY